From Arthrobacter sp. FW306-2-2C-D06B, a single genomic window includes:
- a CDS encoding DivIVA domain-containing protein: protein MVVVSFFLVFLAIAIVGAVLFLGAGMAKSSRDSGAGLDEPVPNLPPVLLPAGAKASDVDRVRFALGLRGYRMDQVDEVLDELRDQLTWREREIERLKLALEAAGTQEEPKE, encoded by the coding sequence ATGGTTGTTGTGAGCTTTTTTCTGGTCTTTCTCGCCATTGCCATTGTCGGTGCCGTGTTGTTCCTTGGCGCCGGAATGGCGAAATCCAGCCGCGACTCCGGCGCTGGTTTGGATGAACCCGTTCCGAACCTGCCGCCCGTTCTGTTACCGGCCGGAGCCAAGGCGTCCGACGTCGACCGCGTGCGCTTTGCCCTTGGGCTGCGGGGCTACCGGATGGACCAGGTGGATGAGGTCCTCGATGAGCTGAGGGATCAGCTCACCTGGCGGGAGAGGGAAATTGAACGGCTGAAACTGGCCCTTGAAGCAGCGGGGACCCAGGAAGAACCAAAAGAGTGA
- a CDS encoding TIGR00730 family Rossman fold protein, whose amino-acid sequence MSNGSAASAPAVAAEPPAKHKGPLELRRKQAAMPMSDQRLLDTRGADHFIHTDPWRVLRIQSEFVEGFGALAELGPAVSVFGSARTKPGTGYYDMGVQVGRHLAEAGVAVITGGGPGSMEAANRGAVEGNGVSVGLGIELPFEQGLNRWVDLGINFRYFFARKTMFVKYAQGFIVLPGGLGTLDELFEAMVLVQTRKVTSFPIVLLGVDFWSPMIEWIKGTLVAEGMVSAKDLDLIQLVDDPADAVHRVLHGIPRPPSTNGDQRPE is encoded by the coding sequence ATGAGCAACGGATCGGCAGCGTCAGCTCCGGCCGTAGCCGCGGAACCGCCAGCCAAGCACAAAGGACCCTTGGAGCTTCGGCGCAAACAGGCCGCCATGCCGATGTCGGACCAGCGACTCCTCGACACCAGGGGAGCCGACCACTTCATTCACACCGATCCTTGGCGGGTCTTGCGGATCCAGAGTGAATTCGTTGAAGGATTCGGTGCGCTCGCCGAGCTCGGCCCCGCCGTCAGTGTCTTTGGCTCTGCCCGGACCAAGCCGGGCACCGGCTACTACGATATGGGCGTGCAGGTCGGCCGCCACCTCGCGGAAGCCGGCGTTGCCGTCATCACCGGCGGTGGCCCGGGATCCATGGAAGCCGCCAACCGGGGGGCCGTTGAAGGCAACGGCGTTTCCGTGGGACTGGGAATCGAGCTGCCCTTCGAACAAGGCCTCAACCGCTGGGTGGACCTTGGCATCAACTTCAGGTACTTCTTCGCCCGCAAGACCATGTTCGTCAAGTACGCGCAAGGCTTCATCGTCCTCCCGGGTGGTTTGGGAACCCTGGACGAACTGTTCGAAGCCATGGTCCTGGTGCAGACCCGCAAGGTGACATCGTTCCCTATCGTTCTTCTGGGGGTCGACTTCTGGAGCCCGATGATCGAATGGATCAAGGGGACCCTCGTGGCCGAAGGAATGGTCTCCGCAAAAGACCTGGACCTCATCCAGCTTGTGGACGATCCTGCGGATGCCGTTCACCGCGTCCTGCACGGAATCCCGCGGCCACCCTCGACCAACGGAGACCAGCGCCCGGAGTAG
- a CDS encoding amino acid ABC transporter ATP-binding protein gives MTIQAASDALVSLNGVNKHFGQLHVLKDINLQVKKGEVVVVIGPSGSGKSTLCRAINRLETIDTGEISIDGKKLPEEGKELALLRADVGMVFQSFNLFAHKTILENVTLGPIKVKKQDKATADKDAMALLERVGVGQQAPKMPAQLSGGQQQRVAIARALAMKPKVMLFDEPTSALDPEMINEVLDVMVQLAKEGMTMIVVTHEMGFARKAADRVVFMADGQIVEDAKPEEFFTNPQSNRAKDFLSKLLTH, from the coding sequence ATGACTATTCAAGCCGCCAGCGATGCCCTCGTCTCCCTGAATGGCGTCAATAAGCACTTTGGTCAACTGCATGTCCTGAAGGACATCAACCTCCAAGTGAAAAAGGGGGAAGTCGTGGTTGTCATCGGGCCGTCGGGCTCGGGCAAGTCCACCCTGTGCCGCGCCATCAACCGCTTGGAGACCATCGATACCGGCGAGATTTCGATCGATGGCAAGAAACTGCCCGAGGAAGGCAAGGAACTTGCACTCCTCCGGGCCGACGTCGGGATGGTGTTCCAGTCCTTCAACCTGTTCGCCCACAAGACGATTCTCGAAAACGTCACGCTTGGACCGATCAAGGTGAAGAAACAGGACAAAGCAACCGCTGACAAGGACGCCATGGCGTTGTTGGAGCGGGTCGGCGTCGGGCAACAGGCACCCAAGATGCCTGCACAGCTGTCCGGTGGCCAACAACAGCGTGTGGCAATTGCCCGGGCGCTCGCGATGAAGCCGAAGGTCATGCTGTTCGATGAGCCGACCTCGGCACTTGATCCTGAAATGATCAACGAGGTCCTGGATGTCATGGTCCAGCTGGCCAAGGAAGGCATGACCATGATCGTGGTCACCCACGAGATGGGATTTGCGCGCAAAGCTGCCGACCGCGTCGTCTTCATGGCTGACGGCCAGATTGTGGAAGACGCCAAGCCGGAGGAATTCTTCACCAACCCACAGAGCAACCGCGCCAAGGATTTCCTCTCAAAACTCCTGACTCACTAG
- a CDS encoding glutamate ABC transporter substrate-binding protein, translating to MKAFINRRKTLLVAASAALALSLSACGGGGGSTSAPSSESAPFTVAQNVSITGSPTFDKIKSNGKITIGVKQDQPGLGFKDAATGEYSGFDIQVAQWIAASLGFSKDKIEYKPIPSANRESAITNGDIDYYVGTYSITDKRKQLVDFAGPYFVTGQGLLVKKSNTTINSEKDLSGKNVCSATGSTPIQNIKANFPGTKTTEFDTYSQCVEALKSGQVDAVTTDQAILIGYASQDTDNLKVVGQPFTTEKYGVGLKKGDTAFRKFVNKMFTDGGSVWQKIYDATLGQSGTKVTQPAVDNY from the coding sequence ATGAAGGCTTTTATCAACCGGAGGAAAACCCTCCTTGTCGCTGCAAGCGCGGCGCTCGCCCTTTCGCTGAGCGCATGTGGCGGCGGCGGGGGTTCCACTTCCGCTCCGAGCAGCGAGTCCGCACCGTTTACGGTGGCTCAAAACGTGTCCATTACGGGCAGCCCCACGTTCGACAAGATCAAGTCGAACGGAAAGATCACGATCGGCGTCAAGCAGGACCAGCCCGGCCTGGGCTTCAAGGATGCAGCGACCGGCGAGTACAGCGGTTTTGACATCCAGGTTGCCCAGTGGATCGCCGCATCCCTCGGTTTCTCCAAGGACAAGATCGAGTACAAGCCCATTCCTTCGGCCAACCGCGAATCCGCCATTACCAACGGCGACATTGACTACTACGTCGGCACATACTCCATCACGGACAAGCGCAAGCAGTTGGTCGACTTCGCCGGTCCCTACTTCGTGACGGGTCAGGGCCTGCTGGTCAAGAAGTCCAACACGACGATCAACAGCGAGAAGGACCTGTCCGGGAAGAACGTCTGTTCAGCCACGGGCTCAACGCCCATCCAGAACATCAAGGCGAACTTCCCCGGCACCAAGACCACCGAGTTCGACACGTACTCGCAGTGTGTCGAGGCCCTGAAGAGCGGCCAGGTCGATGCAGTGACCACCGACCAGGCAATCCTGATCGGCTACGCCTCCCAGGACACCGACAACCTCAAGGTCGTCGGACAGCCGTTCACCACTGAGAAGTACGGTGTGGGCTTGAAGAAGGGCGACACCGCCTTCCGCAAGTTCGTCAACAAAATGTTCACCGACGGCGGCTCCGTGTGGCAGAAGATCTACGACGCCACGCTGGGACAGTCCGGCACCAAGGTCACCCAGCCCGCAGTGGACAACTACTAA
- a CDS encoding amino acid ABC transporter permease, whose translation MNTLLNNSDLFITGFRNTLILFGVAGIFALILGTIVATLRVSPIPAMRAAATLYINVVRNTPLTLVLFFFALGYPKLGLVEIDFMTAATVGLSLYTATYVAEAVRSGINTVPVGQAEAARAIGLPFTQTLTLVILPQAFRAVIPPMFSVFIALLKNTTVAAGFSVAEAGAIRSNLSERGEPAMAGLLWVALIFVLLVFILSFVQRKLEKKWKVAR comes from the coding sequence GTGAATACGCTGCTGAATAATTCGGACCTTTTCATCACGGGGTTCCGGAACACCCTCATACTTTTCGGCGTTGCCGGGATCTTTGCGCTGATCCTGGGCACCATCGTGGCGACACTGCGGGTTTCTCCGATCCCAGCGATGCGCGCCGCGGCCACGTTGTATATCAACGTCGTGCGCAACACTCCGCTGACGTTGGTTCTTTTCTTCTTTGCCTTGGGCTACCCGAAGCTCGGCCTCGTGGAAATCGATTTCATGACGGCGGCAACTGTCGGTCTCAGCCTGTACACGGCTACCTATGTGGCTGAAGCCGTGCGCTCCGGCATCAATACCGTTCCTGTCGGTCAGGCCGAGGCTGCCCGCGCCATCGGCCTACCGTTTACGCAAACCCTGACGCTGGTGATCCTCCCCCAGGCTTTCCGCGCCGTCATCCCGCCCATGTTCAGTGTGTTCATTGCATTGCTCAAGAACACCACCGTGGCTGCCGGCTTCTCGGTCGCCGAAGCGGGAGCCATCCGATCGAATCTTTCCGAGCGCGGTGAGCCCGCCATGGCCGGGCTGCTCTGGGTCGCACTCATCTTCGTTCTGCTCGTTTTCATTCTTTCCTTTGTCCAGCGGAAGCTTGAAAAGAAATGGAAGGTGGCCCGATGA
- a CDS encoding amino acid ABC transporter permease: MSSVLFDAPGPKARARYRILGVVTALVIIAIVGFIVLRFAQSGQFDEKKWHLFTFPLVQQTIIQSVGATLSAFATAAVLSLVLGVFLAFGRLSDRKWISLPCYGFTELFRAIPLLILMMIFYYGLPPLGVQGITPFTAVVAGLVLYNGSVLAEVFRAGIESLPRGQSEAGYAIGLPKSAVMTNILLPQAVRSMLPVIISQLVVILKDTALGFIVTYNEILFQAKYFGSQAQYGSPIIPSAIIAGVLYVGMCLILAGIAKWLESRMRRNVKVVKVAKSEIVAIEG; encoded by the coding sequence ATGAGTTCGGTCCTTTTCGACGCTCCGGGCCCAAAGGCCCGCGCACGCTACCGGATTCTCGGCGTCGTGACCGCTTTGGTCATTATCGCCATCGTCGGATTCATCGTCCTTCGCTTCGCCCAAAGCGGCCAGTTCGATGAGAAGAAGTGGCACTTGTTCACCTTCCCGCTGGTTCAGCAGACCATCATCCAATCGGTGGGTGCAACGCTTTCGGCGTTTGCCACAGCGGCCGTGCTCAGCCTGGTGCTGGGTGTCTTCCTGGCCTTCGGCAGGCTCTCCGACCGTAAGTGGATCAGCTTGCCCTGCTACGGGTTCACAGAACTCTTCCGTGCCATTCCCTTGCTGATCCTCATGATGATCTTCTACTACGGGCTCCCTCCGCTCGGCGTCCAGGGGATCACGCCCTTCACGGCAGTCGTTGCAGGCCTGGTGCTCTACAACGGGTCAGTGCTCGCTGAAGTCTTCCGTGCCGGCATCGAATCGCTCCCCCGCGGCCAAAGCGAGGCCGGCTATGCCATCGGATTGCCGAAGAGCGCGGTCATGACGAACATCCTGCTTCCGCAGGCGGTCCGCTCAATGCTCCCGGTGATCATCTCCCAGCTCGTGGTCATTCTCAAGGACACGGCTTTGGGCTTCATCGTGACCTACAACGAGATCCTCTTCCAAGCGAAGTACTTCGGAAGCCAGGCCCAGTACGGTTCGCCCATCATTCCTTCCGCGATCATCGCCGGCGTCCTGTACGTCGGAATGTGCCTGATTCTGGCTGGAATCGCCAAGTGGCTTGAAAGCCGGATGCGCCGCAACGTCAAAGTGGTAAAGGTAGCCAAGTCGGAGATTGTGGCAATCGAGGGCTAG
- the dapE gene encoding succinyl-diaminopimelate desuccinylase, which translates to MTVETTPVLLDIRQDVALLTAALMDINSVSGNEAALADAVESALRTIPGLQLVRDGDAIIARTELGRPERVILAGHLDTVPLPTVEGSLGTVPSTWESGVPGTGNLYGRGATDMKGGVAVQLALAATMFDGGAEPGKDVTFVFYDHEEVEAVKSGLGRLVRNHGHLLEGDFAILLEPTDGTVEGGCNGTSRFEATTTGEAAHSARAWMGSNAIHAAAPILGRLAAYEPRTVNVDGLDYRESLNAVKINGGTAGNVIPDRCVVEINYRFAPDKTPDQAEAHVRELLEGFDVVRTDAAAGARPGLNHPAAASFVAAVGAEPKPKYGWTDVARFSELGVPAVNFGPGDPLLAHKDNEHVDADAIRECLRALRSWLAD; encoded by the coding sequence GTGACCGTTGAAACTACTCCAGTCCTTCTTGACATCAGGCAAGACGTTGCGCTGCTGACCGCCGCGCTGATGGACATCAACAGCGTGTCCGGCAACGAAGCCGCGCTTGCAGACGCCGTTGAATCCGCCCTCCGCACCATCCCGGGCCTGCAGCTTGTGCGGGACGGCGACGCCATCATTGCCCGCACCGAGCTGGGACGCCCGGAGCGGGTGATCCTGGCCGGCCACCTCGATACCGTGCCGTTGCCCACTGTGGAAGGTTCACTCGGCACCGTGCCGTCCACATGGGAGTCCGGCGTCCCCGGGACGGGAAACCTCTACGGACGCGGAGCCACGGACATGAAGGGCGGGGTCGCGGTCCAGCTTGCGCTCGCCGCGACAATGTTCGACGGCGGCGCCGAGCCGGGCAAAGACGTCACGTTCGTCTTCTACGACCATGAGGAAGTTGAAGCGGTCAAGAGCGGCCTTGGCCGATTGGTCCGTAACCATGGCCATCTCCTGGAGGGGGACTTCGCGATCCTGCTCGAACCGACTGACGGCACGGTGGAAGGCGGTTGCAACGGCACTAGCCGCTTCGAGGCCACCACCACCGGTGAAGCGGCGCATTCCGCCCGGGCCTGGATGGGCAGCAACGCCATCCACGCCGCCGCCCCCATCCTGGGCCGCTTGGCAGCCTACGAACCGCGCACAGTCAACGTGGACGGGTTGGACTACCGGGAAAGCCTGAATGCCGTGAAGATCAACGGCGGTACCGCGGGCAACGTCATCCCGGACCGCTGCGTCGTGGAGATCAACTACCGCTTCGCGCCGGACAAGACCCCGGACCAGGCCGAAGCCCATGTCCGCGAACTGCTGGAGGGCTTCGACGTCGTCCGCACCGACGCTGCCGCTGGAGCGCGGCCCGGCCTCAACCACCCGGCTGCTGCGTCCTTCGTTGCCGCCGTCGGAGCCGAACCCAAACCCAAATACGGTTGGACCGACGTCGCGCGCTTCAGCGAGCTGGGCGTTCCCGCGGTCAACTTCGGGCCGGGCGATCCGCTTCTAGCGCACAAAGACAACGAACACGTCGACGCCGACGCCATCCGTGAGTGCCTCCGCGCGCTGCGGTCGTGGCTGGCTGACTAA
- the dapD gene encoding 2,3,4,5-tetrahydropyridine-2,6-dicarboxylate N-succinyltransferase, whose protein sequence is MTETAASAALDSASDNDRSAYGFGLATIATSDSGEATVLDVWFPAPALGEAAASLRAVEHADESLTALAAESHDADRRTEQKVVFAQINLDEAPADTVDAYLRLHLLSHRLVKPNSINLDGIFGKLPNVVWTNFGPAAVDGFELTRARLRKRGAVTVYGVDKFPRMVDYVVPTGVRIADADRVRLGAYLSEGTTVMHEGFVNFNAGTLGTSMVEGRISAGVVAGDGTDVGGGASIMGTLSGGGKEKIALGERVLLGANSGVGISIGDDSVVEAGLYVTAGTRVRIPGPKDDNGEDTSSIIKAVELSGVPNLLFRRNSTTGEVEVLPRKGQTVELNEALHAN, encoded by the coding sequence ATGACTGAAACCGCTGCCTCTGCCGCTCTCGATAGCGCTTCTGACAACGATCGCTCCGCCTATGGCTTTGGCCTGGCCACCATCGCCACCTCCGACTCCGGCGAAGCGACAGTGCTGGACGTATGGTTTCCGGCGCCGGCGCTGGGCGAAGCGGCCGCATCCCTGCGGGCCGTGGAGCACGCCGACGAGTCGCTGACCGCTCTCGCGGCTGAAAGCCACGACGCCGACCGCCGGACCGAACAGAAGGTGGTCTTTGCCCAGATCAACCTGGACGAAGCCCCCGCGGACACCGTCGACGCCTACCTGCGTCTCCACTTGCTCTCGCACCGGCTGGTCAAGCCCAACAGCATCAACCTTGACGGCATCTTCGGCAAGCTCCCCAACGTTGTGTGGACAAACTTCGGCCCCGCCGCAGTGGACGGCTTCGAATTGACCCGTGCCCGCCTGCGCAAGCGCGGCGCCGTCACGGTCTACGGAGTGGACAAGTTCCCGCGCATGGTGGACTACGTCGTACCCACCGGCGTCAGGATCGCCGACGCCGACCGGGTCCGCTTGGGCGCATACCTCTCCGAAGGCACCACGGTCATGCACGAGGGCTTCGTGAACTTCAACGCCGGCACGCTCGGCACGTCCATGGTGGAAGGCCGCATCTCGGCGGGCGTCGTTGCCGGTGACGGCACCGACGTCGGTGGAGGCGCGTCCATCATGGGCACCCTCTCCGGTGGCGGCAAGGAAAAGATCGCCCTGGGTGAGCGAGTGCTCCTGGGCGCCAACTCGGGCGTCGGCATTAGCATCGGCGACGACTCCGTGGTTGAAGCAGGCCTCTATGTCACGGCTGGAACCCGCGTGCGCATCCCGGGCCCGAAGGACGACAACGGCGAGGACACCAGCAGCATCATCAAGGCTGTTGAGCTCTCCGGCGTGCCGAACCTGCTGTTCCGCCGCAACTCCACCACAGGTGAAGTCGAGGTCCTCCCCCGCAAGGGCCAGACGGTGGAACTCAACGAAGCCCTTCACGCCAACTAG